TTTAGAGTGGTTTATCAAGCTTCTCTTTTTACAGGAAATTAGCGGTTTAAAGCTGGGCTTTAAACGATGGTTAGGCTATCCTTTAGTGTATGTCCTATTATTTTCCATTACGCCTTTTGTTGCTGTGATTATAGATTTGCTGCTTTCCCCTTTTTTATTGATTGTCGTTTTACGAAGTATTGCTTATCGAGGGTCGAAGTCTAGCCTTCTCTTTTATGGACTGTTCCCCTTTGTTGTCTATGAATTATTTAATTGGCTGATTGGGGCTTATCTGCAGTTTCTCCTTGGTTGGAATTTTGAAACATTACTCTCTAGTGTGTGGATACAGTATCTCATGTTAGTCTTGTTGCAGCCTTTTTATTGGTTGTTGATGAGGGGATTACGCATTGATTTTAAGCAAATTCAAGACGCTTTACGGCAAAAAAAGTTGCGCAATGTCGTCTTATTATTGAATACTTCTATGATTCTCTATAGCTTACTGATTCGCATTTTCACACGGATTACCGAAGTAGGTGTCGGAAATAGGGAGATAGATATGTTGCGTTTGGATATGCGATGGCATGTGGTCATTCTTTACTTTTTTATCTTTATGGGGCTGCTCTTTTACTTAAATTATACGGTCAAGGAATGGCAAGAAGAGGAATTAAAGCAGGCAAAAGACAGCCAATTACAAGCCATGAATGCCTACAGTCACCATATCGAATCCCTGTATAAAGAAATTCGCAGCTTTCGCCATGACTATACCAATCTTTTAGTTAGTCTACAGGAGTCGATTAAAAATCGTGATATAGATCTGGTTGAATCAATTTATCAGACAGTCATTGCAGACTCAGACAAGCAATTTTATGAGAGCAAGTACGATGTCGCAAATCTGGTCAATCTCCAAAATGATGCGATGAAGAGTATTGTTTCTTCTAAACTCATTGCCGCACAAAAACAAGGAATTGATGTGGCAGTCGAAATTGTAGAACCAATTGATATTCCTCGGATAGAGCCGATTGAGATGATGACCATTGTCTCCATTTTTCTTGACAATGCCATCGAAGCCGCTGCTCAGGCAGAAAGTCCGAATTTGAGTCTTGTCTATTTTGAAGAGCAAGGGATGAAAATTCTTATCATTGAAAATAGCACCAAGGAAGAACGAATCAATACCAAAGAAATCTATGGTTATGGAACATCAAGCAAAGGAAAAGACAGGGGCATCGGTCTGGCTAATGTGAAAAATATTCTCCAGCACTATCCTACGGTTTCCCTCAGGACCAACAGCGGAAATTACAGGTTCTCCCAAGAAATAAGGTTTGGGAAATGAAACAACTAATAGCTCACGATTCAGGTCTAGTCGTGGGCTTTTATACTCTATAAAAATCATGACAAGAAAACGAAATAGTAGGTAGAAATAGAATTCAGTAAGGTGAGTTACCGACGTCAGATTTTGATTTTTGATGAGTATTGATGGTGTTTGGTATAATGCCCCGTGGCACAATGACCATTCAAGATATCTGAGAGACCATTCACGACATGGGTGAACAATTGAGCGTGGTTTGGTGTATACTGGATTTATCAGTAAGGGAGAAGCCCTGAAAGATAGGAATCATTCAACTAAGAGGAGGACAACTGTCCATGTTTCAGTCTATTTTCAACTCCATCATCAATCGACGAGATGTCAAACTGTTCTTGTCGTTTAGTCTGCTACCACTCGTGATTGTTTTTATCATGCCCTATATCACCTTGCAAAGTACGGAATTTACCAAGAGTTTTCTAGCCTTTCTACACGCGACTTTGGAAGCCCAGTACACCATTTTGCTCCCAGTCTTGGTCTTTGCCCTTGTTATTTCTTCTGTTTTTCGTGATGAGATTGATTCAGGGATTCTCTTTCTCTACAAGGATATCAGTAGGAGTAAGATTTTTCATCTTAAAATTTTAGGAATTATGGGGATCTACGGTTTGTATACGCTACTCAGTAGCGGTGCTACCTTGATTGCTTACTATGGGTTTTTAGTGCCCAAGTATGACTATGGAGTAGCCCTGATTCCAAGTAACTCTGCTAGCCTACAATTCAACATTCTAGGGATTCTTGGCATCATTCTAGTGAACCTGATCACCATCGCAGTGGTTGCTATGGTATCGATCAGCTCAAAAGCTATTACTGCTGTTTTAGCTGGGATTTTCTTTAATCTTTTCATCATGACAGCCCCACTCTGGATTGGGCTCAAATATCTTGCTCCCATCGCTTATCTTACCATTCTAGCTGGGAAGGGCTTCTTCCCACCTTTTCTAGCGATGACTAGCTTGTCCCTTGTTTATTTTGCGTATTTTTATAGTAAGGGAATCAAGAAGTTCCAAAAAATTGAATTTTAGTAGACGTTGAATCGTCTAAACATGAACTGACTATATCAAAAGGAGATTATCATGCTTAAAATCGAACAATTATCTAAAAAATTTGCAGAAAATGACTTTTATTCTTTGGACAATGTGTCTATGGAAATCCAAAAAGGAGAAATCGTGGGTCTCATTGGAAAAAATGGAGCTGGAAAGTCCACGCTGATGAAAC
Above is a window of Streptococcus sp. zg-86 DNA encoding:
- a CDS encoding sensor histidine kinase, translating into MMSVSTLPWHLLLYLEWFIKLLFLQEISGLKLGFKRWLGYPLVYVLLFSITPFVAVIIDLLLSPFLLIVVLRSIAYRGSKSSLLFYGLFPFVVYELFNWLIGAYLQFLLGWNFETLLSSVWIQYLMLVLLQPFYWLLMRGLRIDFKQIQDALRQKKLRNVVLLLNTSMILYSLLIRIFTRITEVGVGNREIDMLRLDMRWHVVILYFFIFMGLLFYLNYTVKEWQEEELKQAKDSQLQAMNAYSHHIESLYKEIRSFRHDYTNLLVSLQESIKNRDIDLVESIYQTVIADSDKQFYESKYDVANLVNLQNDAMKSIVSSKLIAAQKQGIDVAVEIVEPIDIPRIEPIEMMTIVSIFLDNAIEAAAQAESPNLSLVYFEEQGMKILIIENSTKEERINTKEIYGYGTSSKGKDRGIGLANVKNILQHYPTVSLRTNSGNYRFSQEIRFGK
- a CDS encoding amino acid transporter, with translation MFQSIFNSIINRRDVKLFLSFSLLPLVIVFIMPYITLQSTEFTKSFLAFLHATLEAQYTILLPVLVFALVISSVFRDEIDSGILFLYKDISRSKIFHLKILGIMGIYGLYTLLSSGATLIAYYGFLVPKYDYGVALIPSNSASLQFNILGILGIILVNLITIAVVAMVSISSKAITAVLAGIFFNLFIMTAPLWIGLKYLAPIAYLTILAGKGFFPPFLAMTSLSLVYFAYFYSKGIKKFQKIEF